The Agrococcus sp. SGAir0287 DNA window ATCCAGCCGTTCATCGACATGTGGTCGACGGTGCCGCTCGCGCGCTACTTCACGAACTCGCTCGTCGTGACGGTCGTCGCGACCGCCTTCTCGGTGCTCGTGTCGATCCTCGCGTCGTACGCGCTCGCCAGGCTGTCGTTCCGCGCCAAGCGGCCCTTCAGCCTCGTGATCCTGTCGACGCAGATGTTCCCCGGCATCCTGTTCCTGCTGCCGCTGTTCCTGATCTTCACGCAGATCCAGCGCACGATCGGGCTGCAGCTCACGGGCAGCCTGCTCGGCATGATCGTGACGTACATGACGTTCACGCTGCCGTTCTCGATCTGGATGCTCACGGGCTACATGCGGGCCATCCCGGCCGCGCTCGAGGAGGCCGCGATGATCGACGGCACGGGCAGGATGGGAGCGCTCTTCCGTGTCATCCTCCCCGTCGCGCGCCCCGGCATCGTCGCGGTCGCCGTGTACTCGTTCATCACGGCCTGGGGCGAGGTGCTCTTCGCCGCCGTGCTCTCGAGCAACGCGACGCGCACCCTGCCCATCGGACTCCAGGCCTACTCGTCGGAGGCCGACGTGCTCTGGAACCAGCTCATGGCGGCGTCGATCGTCGTCTCGATCCCCATCCTCGTCGGCTTCCTCCTCGTCCAGCGGCATCTCGTCGCCGGACTCTCGGCAGGAGCCGTCAAGTGACCGCAGAAGGAGGCAGCGTGACGCTGCAGACCCCCGTCGGCATCGGCTTCATCGGTGCGGGCATGATCAGCGAGCAGTACCTCACGAACCTCGCGCAGTACCCCGACGTGCGCGTCGTCATCCTCGGCGACCTCGACGTCGCCCGGGCGCGGGCGCAGGCCGACAAGCACGGCGTGCCCTTCGCCGGCTCGCCCGCCGAGGTGCTCGCGCACCCCGACGTCCAGCTCGTCGTGAACCTCACGATCCCCGCGGCGCACGTCGAGGTCTCGCTGCAGGCGCTCGAGGCCGGCAAGCACGTGTGGAGCGAGAAGCCGATCGGCGTGGACCTCGACTCGGCCCGCGCCCTGCTCGCGCGCGCCGACGAGCTCGGCCTGCGCGTGGGCATCGCGCCCGACACCGTCCTCGGGCAGGGCGTGCAGAGCGGCCTGCGGGCGATCGAGCGCGGCGTCATCGGCACGCCGATCGGGGCGACGACCGTCATGCAGTACGCAGGACCGGACCTCTTCCACCCGAATCCGGAGTTCCTCTTCGCGCCCGGCGCCGGCCCGGTGTTCGACATGGGCCCGTACTACCTGTCGACGCTCGTGAGCGCCCTCGGCGCCATCCGCCGCGTCTCGGCGATCGGGCGCACGCCGCAGGCGACGCGCACCATCAAGGTCGGCGACCGCGCGGGGGAGTCGTTCCCCGTCGACGTGCCCACGCACGTCCACGTGCTCCTCGAGCTCGAGCGCGGCGTCGCGCAGTCGACGTTCTCGTGGGACACCGCCTACCGCCGAGCCGGGATCGTCGAGATCACGGGCTCGGAGGGCACGCTGCGCATCCCCGACCCCAACATGTTCGAGGGCGACCTCGAGGTCACGCGCGTCGGCGATGACTTCCGCGCCGACTCGGCCTGGGAGGCCGTCGAGACCGAGGGGGCCGTCGGCGGCCGCGGCATCGGCATCGTCGACATGGTGCGTGCGATCCGCGAGGGCCGGCCGCACCGCGCATCCGGCGAGCTCGCGCTGCACGTGCTCGAGGCGATGATCGCGATCGACGAGTCGATCCGCACCGGCCGGGCCGTGACGCTCGACTCGAGCGTCGAGGCGATGACGCCGGTCGAGACCGACTTCGATCCCACGCGAGCCCACGAGGGGGTGCGGGCGTGAGCGACGTGCCCGCGCCCGTGCGCGTCGGCATCCTCGGCGGCGGGTTCATGGCGCGGGTGCACGCGCACGCGGCCCGGTCCGCGCGCGCCGAGCTCGTGGCGATCGCCTCGTCGAGCCAGCCCCGCGCGCTCGAGGCGGCCGCGGCGCTCGGCGTGGCGCACGCGCTGCCCGACGCCGCAGCCCTCGTCGCCACCGACGTCGACGTCGTCCACGTCTGCACGCCGAACACGACGCACGCGTCGCTCGCCGCGCAGGCGATCGCGGCGGGCAGGCACGTGGTGTGCGAGAAGCCGCTCGCGACGAGCGTCGACGAGGCGCAGGCGCTCGTCGACGCGCTCGACGACGCCGGCCTCGTCGGCGCCGTGCCGTTCGTCTACCGCTACCACCCGATGGTGCGCGAGGCGCGCGCTCGGCTGCGCGACTCGGGCGAGGCGCTGCTGTCGGTCGACGCCGCCTACCTGCAGGACTGGATGCTGCTGCCCGGCGACGAGAACTGGCGCGCGGGCGCCGAGCTCGGAGGCCCCTCGCGCGCGTTCGCCGACATCGGCTCGCACCTGCTCGACCTCGTCGAGTTCGTCGCGGGCGAGCGCATCGTGACACTGTCGGCCACGACTCGCACGGTCTTCGATCGGCGCGGCGACGCATCCGTGGCGAACGAGGACATCGCCGGCGTGCTCTTCCGACTCGCCGGTGGCGCGGTCGGCACGGCGCTCGTCACGCAGATGGCGCCGGGCCGCAAGAACGCCCTCACGATCGAGTGGCACGCGGCCGACGCGAGCTACCGGTTCGAGCAGGAGCGCCCGGACGAGCTGTGGGTTGGCGAGCGCAGCGGCTCCCGTCTGCTGCAGCGCGACCCCGAGGTGCTCTCGCCCGACGCCGCGCGGCTCTCGACGGTGCCCGGCGGCCACCCCATGGGCTACCAGGACGCGTTCGACGCGTTCGTCGCCGACGCGTACGCCGCGATCGGCGGCGCCGCGCCCGACGGGCTGCCCACCTTCGACGACGGCCTGCGCGCCGTGGTGCTCACGGATGCGGTGCTGCGGTCGGCGGCCTCCGGCGAGTGGATCGAGACGACCGCCCGAGCACGACGGAGCGTTGCCGCATGACCGACGGATCCCGCCAGGCACGACACCCCGTGACCCTCTTCACGGGGCAGTGGGCCGACCTGCCCTTCGAGGAGGTGGCGCGACTCGCCGCCGAATGGGGCTACGACGGGCTCGAGATCGCCGCCTCCGGCGACCACCTCGACCTCGCGCGCGCCGACGAGGACGACGCCTACGTGCAGTCGCGCCTCGACGTCCTCGACCGGCACGGGCTCCAGGTCTTCGCGATCTCCAACCACCTCGCCGGCCAGGCGGTGTGCGACGACCCCATCGACTTCCGGCACCAGGCGATCCTGCGGCCGTACGTCTGGGGCGACGGCGACGCGGAGGGCGTGCGCCAGCGCGCCGCCGAGGACATGCAGCGCGCCGCGCGCGTCGCGCGCAAGCTGAACGTCGACACCGTCGTGGGCTTCACGGGCTCCTCGATCTGGCAGTACGTCGCGATGTTCCCGCCCGTGCCCGCCGACCGCATCGACGCGGGCTACGAGGACTTCGCGAGGCGGTGGAACCCCATCCTCGACGTGTTCGACGGCGAGGG harbors:
- a CDS encoding Gfo/Idh/MocA family protein; this encodes MTLQTPVGIGFIGAGMISEQYLTNLAQYPDVRVVILGDLDVARARAQADKHGVPFAGSPAEVLAHPDVQLVVNLTIPAAHVEVSLQALEAGKHVWSEKPIGVDLDSARALLARADELGLRVGIAPDTVLGQGVQSGLRAIERGVIGTPIGATTVMQYAGPDLFHPNPEFLFAPGAGPVFDMGPYYLSTLVSALGAIRRVSAIGRTPQATRTIKVGDRAGESFPVDVPTHVHVLLELERGVAQSTFSWDTAYRRAGIVEITGSEGTLRIPDPNMFEGDLEVTRVGDDFRADSAWEAVETEGAVGGRGIGIVDMVRAIREGRPHRASGELALHVLEAMIAIDESIRTGRAVTLDSSVEAMTPVETDFDPTRAHEGVRA
- a CDS encoding Gfo/Idh/MocA family protein, translating into MSDVPAPVRVGILGGGFMARVHAHAARSARAELVAIASSSQPRALEAAAALGVAHALPDAAALVATDVDVVHVCTPNTTHASLAAQAIAAGRHVVCEKPLATSVDEAQALVDALDDAGLVGAVPFVYRYHPMVREARARLRDSGEALLSVDAAYLQDWMLLPGDENWRAGAELGGPSRAFADIGSHLLDLVEFVAGERIVTLSATTRTVFDRRGDASVANEDIAGVLFRLAGGAVGTALVTQMAPGRKNALTIEWHAADASYRFEQERPDELWVGERSGSRLLQRDPEVLSPDAARLSTVPGGHPMGYQDAFDAFVADAYAAIGGAAPDGLPTFDDGLRAVVLTDAVLRSAASGEWIETTARARRSVAA
- a CDS encoding sugar phosphate isomerase/epimerase family protein; translated protein: MTDGSRQARHPVTLFTGQWADLPFEEVARLAAEWGYDGLEIAASGDHLDLARADEDDAYVQSRLDVLDRHGLQVFAISNHLAGQAVCDDPIDFRHQAILRPYVWGDGDAEGVRQRAAEDMQRAARVARKLNVDTVVGFTGSSIWQYVAMFPPVPADRIDAGYEDFARRWNPILDVFDGEGVRFAHEVHPSEIAYDYWTSVRTLEAIDHRKAFGFNWDPSHMLWQSVDPVAFIWDFQDRIYHVDCKDTRLRPQNGRAGILGSHLPWGDPRRGWDFVSTGHGDMHWEDAFRALAAIGYDGPISIEWEDAGMDRLHGAAEAVTRIRELLWRLPEASFDAAFSNQ
- a CDS encoding carbohydrate ABC transporter permease, with translation MIETRGFKIARAITLTLLSLFVLIPLWVIVTTAFKPLADVSGSFVWFPTTWTIQPFIDMWSTVPLARYFTNSLVVTVVATAFSVLVSILASYALARLSFRAKRPFSLVILSTQMFPGILFLLPLFLIFTQIQRTIGLQLTGSLLGMIVTYMTFTLPFSIWMLTGYMRAIPAALEEAAMIDGTGRMGALFRVILPVARPGIVAVAVYSFITAWGEVLFAAVLSSNATRTLPIGLQAYSSEADVLWNQLMAASIVVSIPILVGFLLVQRHLVAGLSAGAVK